From Amycolatopsis sp. YIM 10, the proteins below share one genomic window:
- a CDS encoding circularly permuted type 2 ATP-grasp protein: MNNNAPPKLPPAGMRARTSSRNGRAGAQFDGYLAKDRPHAGAYDEMFAEDGTVRPPYRALYESIASYDATDLTARSAALDRALVDQGITFSLSGQERPFPLDLVPRVITAAEWLKLERGVAQRVRALEAFLDDVYGDAQILADGVLPRRLITSCSHFQREAFGINPPNGVRIHVAGVDLVRDEAGTFRVLEDNLRNPSGVSYVMENRRTMARVFPDLFAQHRVRPVGDYASHLLRSLRAAAAANVADPMIVVLTPGIHNSAYFEHSLLARLMGVELVEGRDLFCRDNVVYLRTTEGERPVDVIYRRIDDEFLDPVHYRPDSVLGIAGVLNAARAGNVVIANAVGNGVGDDKLVYTYVPDMVKYYLNEKPLLPNVDTFRCWLPDELDFVLERMDELVVKPVEGSGGYGIVFGPDASAKELADLRRKVKADRRGWIAQPVVQLSTVPSKVDDKLAPRHVDLRPFAVNDGNFVFVLPGGLTRVALPEGSLVVNSSQGGGSKDTWVLASRSSSAERELAEPALAEQSQLDGLAAEQGPELTSAQQQQQ; this comes from the coding sequence ATGAACAACAACGCGCCGCCGAAGTTGCCGCCGGCGGGGATGCGGGCCAGGACCAGCTCGCGGAACGGCAGAGCGGGCGCGCAGTTCGACGGTTACCTGGCGAAGGACCGCCCGCACGCCGGCGCCTACGACGAGATGTTCGCCGAGGACGGCACGGTCCGCCCGCCCTACCGCGCGCTGTACGAGTCGATCGCGAGCTACGACGCCACCGATCTGACCGCCCGCTCGGCCGCGCTCGACCGCGCGCTGGTCGACCAGGGCATCACCTTCTCGCTGTCCGGCCAGGAGCGGCCGTTCCCGCTGGACCTGGTGCCGCGGGTGATCACCGCGGCCGAATGGCTCAAGCTCGAACGCGGCGTGGCGCAGCGCGTCCGCGCGCTGGAGGCCTTTCTCGACGACGTCTACGGCGACGCCCAGATCCTCGCCGACGGTGTCCTGCCGCGACGGCTGATCACCTCGTGCTCGCACTTCCAGCGCGAGGCGTTCGGCATCAATCCGCCCAACGGCGTGCGCATCCACGTGGCCGGGGTCGACCTGGTGCGCGACGAGGCGGGCACGTTCCGCGTGCTCGAAGACAATCTGCGCAATCCGTCGGGCGTGTCGTACGTGATGGAGAACCGCCGCACGATGGCGCGCGTGTTCCCCGACCTGTTCGCCCAGCACCGGGTGCGCCCCGTCGGCGACTACGCCTCCCACCTGCTGCGATCGCTGCGCGCGGCGGCCGCGGCCAACGTGGCCGACCCGATGATCGTGGTGCTCACCCCCGGCATCCACAACTCCGCCTACTTCGAGCACTCGCTGCTGGCGCGGCTGATGGGCGTGGAACTGGTCGAGGGCCGCGACCTGTTCTGCCGCGACAACGTGGTCTACCTGCGCACCACCGAGGGCGAGCGGCCGGTGGACGTGATCTACCGGCGCATCGACGACGAGTTCCTCGACCCGGTGCACTACCGGCCGGACTCCGTGCTCGGCATCGCCGGTGTGCTCAACGCCGCCCGCGCGGGGAACGTGGTGATCGCGAACGCGGTGGGCAACGGCGTCGGCGACGACAAGCTGGTCTACACCTACGTGCCGGACATGGTGAAGTACTACCTGAACGAGAAGCCGCTCCTGCCCAATGTGGACACCTTCCGCTGCTGGCTGCCGGACGAGCTGGACTTCGTGCTCGAGCGCATGGACGAGCTGGTGGTCAAGCCGGTCGAGGGTTCCGGGGGTTACGGCATCGTGTTCGGGCCGGACGCCTCGGCCAAGGAGCTGGCCGACCTGCGGCGCAAGGTGAAGGCGGACCGGCGCGGCTGGATCGCCCAGCCGGTGGTGCAGCTGTCCACCGTTCCGTCCAAAGTGGACGACAAGCTGGCACCGCGGCACGTGGACCTGCGGCCGTTCGCGGTCAACGACGGCAACTTCGTTTTTGTCCTGCCCGGCGGGCTGACCAGGGTGGCGCTGCCGGAGGGCAGCCTGGTGGTCAACTCCTCGCAGGGCGGTGGCTCGAAGGACACCTGGGTGCTGGCCAGCCGGTCCTCCTCCGCCGAGCGCGAACTGGCCGAGCCGGCGCTGGCCGAGCAGTCGCAGCTGGACGGGCTCGCCGCCGAACAGGGCCCGGAGCTGACCAGCGCCCAGCAGCAACAGCAGTGA
- a CDS encoding alpha-E domain-containing protein encodes MLARNAESLYWIGRYVERADDTARILNVSVHHLLEDATVDPDHASRQLLTVLGIEPDGQGELDVWKLTELVAYNKDNASSIVGSITAARENTRGAREVVSTELWECLNATWNAVPDRQRYARRAGPHSFLSFVEERAAMFAGLADSTMSRDDGWLFMVLGRSVERADMVVRLLLSRVQDRASSPGWITVLRSTGAQDTYLRTYRGALDAGRIVQFLLRDSLFPRSVFHALRQAEYCLDKLQKGSHGRGNEKAEALRLLGRARSELEFLRPSDLLEDLPKRLGTLQTTIREIGEAVSVQYFHSSPWVAWRGAEVSL; translated from the coding sequence ATGCTCGCCCGCAACGCCGAATCGTTGTACTGGATCGGCCGGTACGTGGAACGCGCGGACGACACCGCGCGCATCCTCAACGTGTCGGTCCACCATCTGCTGGAGGACGCCACCGTCGACCCGGACCACGCCAGCCGCCAGCTGCTGACCGTGCTCGGCATCGAGCCGGACGGGCAGGGCGAGCTGGACGTGTGGAAGCTGACCGAGCTGGTCGCCTACAACAAGGACAACGCCAGCTCGATCGTCGGCTCGATCACCGCCGCCCGCGAGAACACCCGCGGCGCGCGTGAAGTGGTCTCGACCGAGTTGTGGGAGTGCCTGAACGCCACCTGGAACGCGGTGCCGGACCGGCAGCGCTACGCACGGCGGGCCGGGCCCCACTCCTTTCTCTCCTTCGTGGAGGAACGCGCGGCGATGTTCGCCGGGCTGGCCGACTCGACGATGAGCCGGGACGACGGCTGGCTGTTCATGGTGCTCGGCCGGTCGGTCGAACGCGCGGACATGGTGGTGCGGCTGCTGTTGTCCAGGGTGCAGGACCGCGCGTCCTCACCGGGCTGGATCACCGTGCTGCGCTCGACCGGTGCGCAGGACACCTACCTGCGCACCTATCGCGGCGCGCTGGACGCGGGCCGGATCGTGCAGTTCCTGCTCCGCGACTCGCTGTTCCCGCGATCGGTGTTCCACGCACTGCGCCAGGCGGAGTACTGCCTGGACAAGCTGCAGAAGGGCAGTCACGGGCGCGGCAACGAGAAGGCCGAGGCGCTGCGGTTGCTCGGCCGGGCCCGCAGTGAGCTGGAGTTCCTGCGGCCGTCGGATCTGCTGGAGGATCTGCCGAAGCGGCTGGGTACCTTGCAGACGACGATCCGGGAGATCGGGGAAGCGGTTTCGGTGCAGTACTTCCACTCCTCGCCCTGGGTGGCGTGGCGCGGTGCGGAGGTTTCGCTATGA
- a CDS encoding amino acid ABC transporter permease — MAMSKRKRRQVTQLVQYALLVIVIAVLAFVADWATIQRAFFNLDAAAQQFPGIITIALKNTIIYTVLGFLLGLALGLVLALMKLSSVPPYRWIATVYIEFFRGIPALLVFIALGFGVPLAFGIKFDIYSTAAIALGAVGAAYMAETIRAGIQAVPPGQVEAARSLGMSQGRAMVSIVIPQAFRIILPPLTNELILLTKDSSLIYLLGLARDQYELTKWGREGLNATGSMTPILLAGLCYLIITLPLGYLSRYLERRTGRKQNRGLEVEA, encoded by the coding sequence ATGGCCATGTCCAAGCGCAAACGGCGCCAGGTGACCCAGCTGGTGCAGTACGCGCTGCTGGTGATCGTGATCGCCGTGCTGGCGTTCGTCGCGGACTGGGCGACGATCCAGCGCGCGTTCTTCAACCTCGACGCCGCGGCCCAGCAGTTCCCCGGCATCATCACCATTGCGCTGAAGAACACCATCATCTACACCGTGCTCGGCTTCCTGCTCGGCCTGGCGCTCGGGCTCGTGCTGGCGCTGATGAAGCTGTCCTCGGTGCCGCCGTACCGGTGGATCGCCACCGTCTACATCGAGTTCTTCCGCGGCATCCCGGCGCTGCTGGTGTTCATCGCGCTGGGCTTCGGTGTGCCGCTCGCCTTCGGCATCAAGTTCGACATCTACTCCACGGCCGCGATCGCGCTCGGCGCGGTCGGTGCCGCGTACATGGCCGAGACCATTCGCGCCGGCATCCAGGCGGTGCCGCCCGGCCAGGTCGAGGCGGCCAGGTCGCTGGGCATGAGCCAGGGCCGGGCGATGGTCTCCATCGTCATCCCGCAGGCGTTCCGGATCATCCTCCCGCCGCTGACCAACGAGCTGATCCTGCTCACCAAGGACTCGTCGCTGATCTACCTGCTCGGCCTGGCCAGGGACCAGTACGAGCTGACCAAGTGGGGCCGCGAGGGCCTCAACGCGACCGGGTCGATGACGCCGATCCTGCTGGCCGGCCTCTGCTACCTGATCATCACCCTCCCCCTCGGTTACCTCTCGCGGTACTTGGAGCGCAGGACCGGGCGGAAGCAGAACCGCGGCCTGGAGGTCGAGGCATGA
- a CDS encoding transporter substrate-binding domain-containing protein, whose product MARRYTRRALTILPALALAVTAAGCAESVNTGADTQAGGQITLKEAGKLTTCTHLPYAPFQFTEGDKTVGFDVELVDLVLPLVGASEQKIFDTPFEGIKSGESLNIGQCDVAAAAMSITPERQAVMDFSEPYFNAKQALLVKKGSGLDSLEKLRGKKLGVQQGTTGETYANENKDKFGYEVIQFEDLALEQTAVQTGQVDAGINDDVVLLDFLKANQDVEVTATFDTGDNYGIAVKKGNGALLAKVNEALTKAKGDGTYDRIYEKWFGKKPTA is encoded by the coding sequence GTGGCGCGTCGATACACACGCAGAGCGCTCACCATCTTGCCGGCGCTCGCCCTGGCCGTTACCGCGGCAGGCTGCGCCGAATCGGTCAACACCGGAGCCGACACCCAGGCCGGTGGGCAGATCACGCTCAAGGAAGCAGGCAAGCTGACCACCTGCACGCACCTGCCCTACGCCCCCTTCCAGTTCACCGAGGGCGACAAGACCGTCGGCTTCGACGTGGAGCTGGTGGACCTGGTGCTGCCCCTGGTCGGCGCGAGCGAGCAGAAGATCTTCGACACGCCGTTCGAGGGCATCAAGTCCGGTGAGTCGCTGAACATCGGCCAGTGCGACGTGGCCGCCGCGGCCATGTCGATCACGCCCGAGCGCCAGGCCGTGATGGACTTCTCCGAGCCGTACTTCAACGCCAAGCAGGCGCTGCTGGTGAAGAAGGGCTCCGGCCTGGACAGCCTGGAGAAGCTGCGCGGCAAGAAGCTCGGCGTGCAGCAGGGCACCACCGGTGAGACCTACGCCAACGAGAACAAGGACAAGTTCGGCTACGAGGTCATCCAGTTCGAGGACCTCGCGCTGGAGCAGACCGCGGTGCAGACCGGCCAGGTCGACGCCGGCATCAACGACGACGTGGTGCTGCTGGACTTCCTCAAGGCCAACCAGGACGTCGAGGTCACCGCCACCTTCGACACCGGGGACAACTACGGCATCGCGGTGAAGAAGGGCAACGGCGCGCTGCTGGCCAAGGTCAACGAGGCGCTGACCAAGGCCAAGGGCGACGGCACCTACGACCGCATCTACGAAAAGTGGTTCGGCAAGAAGCCGACCGCCTGA
- a CDS encoding amino acid ABC transporter ATP-binding protein, producing the protein MSDVIVEISGLHKAFGELQVLKGIDLRVERGQVVCIIGPSGSGKSTLLRCVNLLEEPNQGKIVVNDHEITDPDVDIDHARRGIGMVFQSFNLFAHLSVLDNLTIAQRKVLGRDKAEAERVARDNLKKVGLSEKANSLPMQLSGGQQQRVAIARALSMNPEVMLFDEPTSALDPELVGDVLSVMRQLAEEGMTMLVVTHEMQFAREVADVVLFMDGGVVVEQGQPSRVIGDPQHQRTKTFLSRVLNPTHVDD; encoded by the coding sequence ATGAGCGACGTGATCGTCGAGATTTCCGGACTGCACAAGGCCTTCGGTGAGCTGCAGGTGCTCAAGGGCATCGATCTGCGGGTCGAGCGCGGTCAGGTGGTCTGCATCATCGGCCCGTCCGGCTCCGGCAAGTCCACCCTCCTGCGCTGCGTGAACCTGCTCGAGGAGCCGAACCAGGGCAAGATCGTGGTCAACGACCACGAGATCACCGATCCCGACGTGGACATCGACCACGCCCGCCGCGGCATCGGCATGGTGTTCCAGTCGTTCAACCTGTTCGCCCACCTGTCGGTGCTGGACAACCTGACCATCGCGCAGCGCAAGGTGCTCGGCCGCGACAAGGCCGAGGCGGAGCGCGTCGCCCGCGACAACCTCAAGAAGGTCGGGCTCTCGGAGAAGGCGAACTCGCTGCCGATGCAGCTGTCCGGCGGGCAGCAGCAGCGGGTGGCGATCGCGCGGGCGTTGTCGATGAATCCCGAGGTCATGCTGTTCGACGAGCCCACGTCGGCGCTGGACCCGGAGCTGGTCGGCGACGTGCTCAGCGTGATGCGCCAGCTCGCCGAGGAGGGCATGACCATGCTGGTGGTCACGCACGAGATGCAGTTCGCTCGTGAGGTGGCCGACGTGGTGCTGTTCATGGACGGCGGGGTGGTGGTCGAGCAGGGCCAGCCGTCGCGGGTGATCGGCGATCCGCAGCACCAGCGGACCAAGACCTTCCTGTCCCGCGTGCTCAACCCGACCCACGTGGACGACTAG
- a CDS encoding M20/M25/M40 family metallo-hydrolase, translating into MRETVRRLWADDILPSLSGLVAIPALSPGFDPDWANSGHLAAAVEHVRNWLGTRAIPGASIDVVELPGRSPVLLLDVPATPGAEDKGTVLLYGHLDKQPPLGGWSDGLDPWKPVIKDGRLYGRGSADDGYAGYAATAALEALREAGGSHARAVVLLETGEESGSPDLPAYLEHLSDRLGDVTFVVCLDSGGQDYERLWLTTSLRGMVQLHLTVRVLDSGQHSGLASGVVPSSFRILRELLDRVENSETGHLLLDELYVDVPADRAAEAEAAAAAAPGAMKRAFPLHGGTTTVDEDDVELLLNNTWRPTLSVIGASGFPEPIDAGNVLRAHSTLALGFRLPPTADSAAALGALEKALTTDVPYSATVELAGLEHADGWNAPATAPWLSASLDEVSTTVFGAPWRAMGLGGSIPFMGLLGEKYPNAQFLVTGALGPDSNAHVPDEWLNLAQAERVTTAVAHILHAHATA; encoded by the coding sequence ATGCGTGAAACCGTGCGGCGGCTCTGGGCGGACGACATCCTGCCGAGCCTGTCGGGGCTGGTGGCGATTCCCGCCCTGTCCCCCGGTTTCGATCCGGACTGGGCGAACAGCGGCCACCTGGCCGCCGCCGTCGAGCACGTCCGGAACTGGCTCGGGACCCGGGCGATCCCCGGCGCCTCGATCGACGTGGTGGAACTGCCCGGCCGCAGCCCGGTGCTGCTGCTGGACGTGCCGGCCACTCCCGGCGCCGAGGACAAGGGCACCGTGTTGCTCTACGGCCACCTGGACAAGCAGCCGCCGCTCGGTGGCTGGTCCGATGGGCTCGACCCGTGGAAGCCGGTGATCAAGGACGGCAGGCTGTACGGCCGCGGCTCGGCCGACGACGGGTACGCCGGTTATGCCGCGACGGCCGCGCTGGAGGCCCTGCGCGAGGCGGGCGGTTCGCACGCTCGGGCCGTGGTGCTGCTGGAGACCGGCGAGGAGTCGGGCAGCCCCGACCTGCCCGCGTACCTGGAGCACCTGAGCGACCGGCTCGGCGACGTCACCTTCGTGGTGTGCCTGGATTCCGGTGGTCAGGACTACGAACGGCTCTGGCTGACCACCAGCCTGCGCGGCATGGTCCAGCTGCACCTGACCGTGCGTGTGCTGGACTCCGGTCAGCACTCGGGCCTGGCCAGCGGCGTCGTGCCCAGCTCGTTCCGCATCCTGCGCGAGTTGCTGGACCGGGTGGAGAACTCCGAGACCGGGCACCTGCTGCTCGACGAGCTTTACGTGGACGTCCCGGCGGACCGCGCCGCGGAGGCCGAAGCCGCGGCCGCCGCCGCGCCGGGCGCGATGAAGCGGGCGTTCCCGCTGCACGGCGGCACCACCACGGTCGACGAGGACGACGTGGAGCTGCTGCTGAACAACACCTGGCGGCCCACGTTGTCGGTGATCGGCGCCTCGGGCTTCCCGGAGCCGATCGACGCGGGCAACGTGCTGCGCGCGCACAGCACCCTGGCGCTGGGCTTCCGCCTGCCGCCGACGGCCGACTCCGCGGCCGCGCTCGGCGCGCTGGAGAAGGCGCTGACCACGGACGTGCCGTACTCGGCGACCGTGGAACTGGCCGGCCTGGAACACGCCGACGGCTGGAACGCCCCGGCCACGGCACCCTGGTTGTCGGCTTCTTTGGATGAGGTCAGCACCACGGTCTTCGGCGCCCCCTGGCGAGCCATGGGCCTCGGCGGCTCGATCCCGTTCATGGGCCTGCTGGGTGAGAAGTACCCGAACGCCCAGTTCCTGGTCACCGGCGCGCTCGGCCCGGACTCGAACGCCCACGTGCCGGACGAGTGGCTGAACCTGGCCCAAGCCGAGCGAGTCACCACGGCGGTCGCGCACATCCTGCACGCCCACGCGACGGCCTGA
- a CDS encoding oxidoreductase encodes MPEPGRLLRLRKQPTNAPLVQVEDALITGRFDLRALDLEYLFRFERCRFEEPPDVREATLLGLVFRRCWLPGLKARNMRSRNDVRLIRCAVEVEHTVKGHSETAVQRGDDRERGRPDAAINLTDAAIEGSVVLTRTRIEHSRGKAIQADRLEITGALLAYRLEADGEIRVPGLKTGGNVNFSGATLHNPDGFALNGNGLHIGGSLLCEVDTYGPPKARKRFSANGIIYLPSAKVDSDIVLRGARLHTSQHGPIVVDQWKSRDPYLDPRPAISADRLRVDGNVELSDDFRATGTIRMVNAHIGGTLRLANAEISVARGYVEPYYDRALHIDGTEISGDIEATNLNVPMGQCRLSDVTVGGNVLAWNATLHHHERDVFSARRAKIAGNLHLTDATVEGTLRLQGIEVGGSIDLYGTEVVKPAVRPNTSFSVDVRAGRIGRDLVFTANRERRFHAEGGVNLDGAVVARRVDLTGAVLQSSERDGIALDVGSVTADEFALVPDIAPRGQVVLAGAHCVTLNDNPELWEATGGLDLEDFRYDSMKVPIGIKDDAAVDQRIRLLRRAMGGYRPGPYDQLAEMLRTSGNEEHASTVLFKKQQFRYESLADGYRFLGPPVRLWSWLQRSMVGYGYRPGRAVGWLLLLLIAGSLWFAAGQTDHPCLTDTENYAQSGGRCAVNSDDKGLEWSPVLYTVDLLVPIVDFGNKGRWFMEGADKWVAVGFTAMGWTLATTVAAGVTRALRRN; translated from the coding sequence ATGCCGGAGCCGGGCCGGTTGCTCCGGTTGCGCAAGCAGCCGACCAACGCGCCGCTCGTGCAGGTCGAGGACGCCCTCATCACCGGGCGCTTCGACCTGCGCGCGCTCGACCTGGAGTACCTCTTCCGGTTCGAGCGGTGCCGGTTCGAAGAACCGCCGGACGTGCGCGAGGCGACCCTGCTCGGGCTGGTCTTCCGCCGGTGCTGGCTGCCCGGGCTCAAGGCCCGCAACATGCGCAGCCGCAACGACGTCCGGCTGATCCGCTGCGCGGTGGAGGTCGAGCACACGGTCAAGGGGCACAGCGAGACCGCGGTCCAGCGCGGTGACGACCGCGAGCGCGGTCGCCCGGACGCGGCGATCAACCTGACCGACGCGGCCATCGAGGGTTCGGTGGTGCTCACCCGCACCCGGATCGAGCACTCGCGGGGCAAGGCCATCCAGGCCGACCGGCTGGAGATCACCGGCGCCCTGCTCGCCTACCGGCTCGAAGCCGACGGCGAGATCCGCGTCCCCGGCCTGAAGACCGGCGGTAACGTCAACTTCTCCGGTGCCACCCTGCACAACCCGGACGGCTTCGCGCTCAACGGCAACGGCCTGCACATCGGCGGCAGCCTGCTCTGCGAGGTGGACACCTACGGCCCGCCGAAGGCCCGCAAGCGCTTCTCCGCCAACGGCATCATCTACCTGCCCAGCGCCAAGGTGGACAGCGACATCGTGCTGCGCGGGGCCCGGCTGCACACCAGCCAGCACGGCCCGATCGTGGTGGACCAGTGGAAGTCCCGCGACCCGTACCTCGACCCGCGCCCGGCGATCAGCGCGGACCGGCTGCGCGTGGACGGCAACGTGGAACTGAGCGACGACTTCCGCGCCACCGGCACCATCCGCATGGTCAACGCGCACATCGGCGGCACGCTGCGCCTGGCGAACGCCGAGATCTCGGTGGCACGCGGGTACGTCGAGCCGTACTACGACCGGGCGCTGCACATCGACGGCACCGAGATCAGCGGGGACATCGAGGCGACGAACCTGAATGTGCCGATGGGCCAGTGCCGCCTGTCGGACGTGACCGTCGGCGGCAACGTGCTGGCCTGGAACGCCACCCTCCACCACCACGAACGCGACGTCTTCTCCGCCCGCCGCGCCAAGATCGCCGGCAACCTGCACCTGACCGACGCCACCGTGGAGGGCACGCTCCGGCTCCAGGGCATCGAGGTCGGCGGCAGCATCGATCTCTACGGCACCGAGGTGGTCAAGCCCGCGGTCCGGCCGAACACCAGCTTCTCGGTGGACGTGCGGGCCGGGCGGATCGGCCGCGACCTGGTGTTCACCGCCAACCGCGAACGCCGGTTCCACGCCGAGGGCGGGGTCAACCTGGACGGCGCGGTGGTCGCCCGCCGGGTCGACTTGACCGGCGCGGTGCTCCAGTCCAGCGAACGCGACGGCATCGCGCTCGACGTCGGCTCGGTCACCGCCGACGAGTTCGCGCTGGTGCCGGACATCGCGCCCCGCGGTCAGGTGGTGCTGGCCGGGGCGCACTGCGTCACCCTCAACGACAACCCGGAGCTGTGGGAGGCCACCGGCGGGCTGGACCTGGAGGACTTCCGGTACGACTCGATGAAGGTGCCGATCGGGATCAAGGACGACGCCGCGGTCGACCAGCGGATCCGGTTGCTGCGCCGGGCGATGGGCGGGTACCGGCCCGGCCCGTACGACCAGCTCGCCGAGATGCTGCGCACCAGCGGTAACGAGGAGCACGCCTCCACCGTGCTGTTCAAGAAGCAGCAGTTCCGGTACGAGTCGCTGGCCGACGGTTACCGGTTCCTCGGGCCGCCGGTGCGGTTGTGGAGCTGGTTGCAGCGCTCGATGGTCGGGTACGGCTACCGGCCGGGCCGCGCGGTCGGCTGGCTGCTGTTGCTGCTGATCGCGGGCAGCCTGTGGTTCGCCGCCGGGCAGACCGACCACCCGTGCCTGACCGACACCGAGAACTACGCGCAGAGCGGCGGCCGGTGCGCGGTGAACAGCGACGACAAGGGGCTGGAGTGGAGCCCGGTGCTCTACACCGTGGACCTGCTGGTGCCGATCGTCGACTTCGGCAACAAGGGCCGCTGGTTCATGGAGGGCGCCGACAAGTGGGTGGCGGTCGGGTTCACCGCGATGGGCTGGACGCTGGCCACCACCGTGGCCGCCGGTGTGACCAGAGCCCTGCGCCGGAATTGA
- a CDS encoding transglutaminase family protein translates to MSWQVRVVHRTGYHYATPAMQSYNEARLTPRSDRRQTLVANRLETDPATRAYRYSDYWGTVVTSFDLHAPHTEFTVVATSLVETAEAAEPIHDASWSDLRGDEVIDEHTEFLTPTDYTPRDRELAKVARDLRKGKDPADTVLAVSDWVHEQLKYQPGTTGVHSTATDAWQAREGVCQDFAHVTLTMLRSIGVPARYVSGYLHTEPEAKLGQTVQGESHAWVDAWTGGWWAHDPTNAIPVGPRHVWVATGRDYADVAPLKGIFTGGGESTLDVSVELTRVA, encoded by the coding sequence ATGAGCTGGCAGGTCCGCGTGGTGCACCGCACCGGCTACCACTACGCCACCCCGGCCATGCAGTCGTACAACGAGGCGAGGTTGACCCCGCGCTCGGACCGGCGCCAGACGCTGGTGGCGAACCGGCTGGAGACCGATCCGGCGACCAGGGCCTACCGGTACTCCGACTACTGGGGCACCGTGGTGACCTCGTTCGACCTGCACGCGCCGCACACCGAGTTCACCGTGGTGGCCACGTCGCTGGTGGAGACGGCCGAAGCCGCTGAGCCGATCCACGACGCGAGTTGGTCGGACCTGCGCGGGGACGAGGTGATCGACGAGCACACGGAGTTCCTGACGCCGACCGACTACACACCTCGCGATCGGGAACTGGCGAAGGTCGCGCGGGACCTGCGGAAGGGCAAGGACCCGGCGGACACCGTGCTGGCGGTGTCGGACTGGGTGCACGAGCAGCTGAAGTACCAGCCGGGCACCACCGGCGTGCACAGCACGGCCACCGATGCCTGGCAGGCACGGGAAGGCGTGTGCCAGGACTTCGCGCACGTCACGCTGACGATGTTGCGATCGATCGGCGTGCCCGCGCGGTACGTGTCGGGTTACCTGCACACGGAGCCCGAAGCGAAACTCGGGCAAACCGTGCAGGGCGAATCGCACGCCTGGGTCGACGCCTGGACCGGCGGCTGGTGGGCGCACGACCCCACGAACGCCATCCCGGTCGGCCCGCGACACGTCTGGGTGGCCACGGGGCGGGACTATGCGGACGTGGCCCCGCTGAAGGGAATCTTCACCGGCGGCGGGGAGTCCACATTGGACGTTTCGGTGGAGCTGACGCGAGTGGCCTGA
- a CDS encoding SRPBCC family protein yields MAEPNATARIEVNASPQQVYELVSDLTVLAELAEEYAGHRWLDGASKAVVGARFKGTNRRGVRRWSTTSEITDAWAGRRFAFEVTSVGGLPVSRWQYDIAATETGCVVTESTWERRPAWFRLPTSAVTGVFQRDEENQRNIEATLRRLKTRAENGSH; encoded by the coding sequence ATGGCTGAACCGAACGCGACGGCGCGGATCGAGGTCAACGCCAGCCCGCAGCAGGTGTACGAGCTGGTCAGCGACCTGACCGTGCTCGCGGAGCTGGCCGAGGAGTACGCCGGTCACCGCTGGCTGGACGGCGCGAGCAAGGCGGTCGTCGGCGCCCGGTTCAAGGGCACCAACCGCCGCGGGGTCCGGCGCTGGAGCACCACCTCGGAGATCACCGACGCCTGGGCGGGTCGCCGGTTCGCCTTCGAGGTCACGTCGGTGGGCGGGCTGCCGGTGTCGCGCTGGCAGTACGACATCGCCGCCACCGAAACCGGCTGCGTGGTCACCGAAAGCACCTGGGAACGCCGCCCGGCCTGGTTCCGCCTGCCCACCTCGGCGGTCACCGGCGTCTTCCAGCGCGACGAGGAGAACCAGCGCAACATCGAGGCGACCCTGCGCCGCCTCAAGACCCGCGCCGAGAACGGCTCCCACTGA